The Thermoleophilum album genome contains a region encoding:
- a CDS encoding metal ABC transporter permease, with amino-acid sequence MPTPPAPELLWSDPLARSAATTTLLACLALATLGVWVVLWRAAFFAHASSSLAFPAAVAGSALGAPVALTAGVLAGAYASIIALSSDEERAPQGGFPDATTALAVVAAFAVGVIAASELNSGAGIDALLFGSVLAAGGGAQLGLALLAVAVLAAHSLLARGWLAIAFDPPAARALGVPVRTLRVSCLVAVAVSIAAAIPALGTLLTPALATLPAAAARISRDQLRGLAPLAVALALAAATFGVYTSFWLDLPPGPSVAIAAVTAYALCATLRRVGGAAIKGKSRRARANAADVRAPTSGAARAASGGPRAASSQKGVRGEPLVVAEALTLGYEGVAALSDVTFELAAGEAVAVIGPNGSGKTTLLRALVGELKPLGGRLEVRERPAYLPQASRPRSEIPLTALDVALMGTMAGRRLPARPRRTDRKRALAALAAVDMEAFADRRFALLSGGQRQRVLLARALAQGSRLLLLDEPLAPIDPGAAAEIEDLLLTLRDRGHALLVATHDLESARRFDRVLCLNRRLIACGPPERVLVTDVLAATYGRELLIVEGESGQRRAVAAPHRHAREP; translated from the coding sequence ATGCCGACCCCTCCCGCGCCCGAACTGCTTTGGAGCGACCCGCTCGCCCGCAGTGCCGCCACGACGACGCTGCTGGCGTGCCTCGCCCTCGCCACCCTCGGCGTATGGGTGGTCCTCTGGCGCGCTGCCTTCTTCGCCCACGCCTCCTCGAGCCTCGCGTTCCCAGCCGCTGTGGCAGGTAGCGCGCTCGGCGCACCGGTAGCCCTCACCGCCGGCGTCCTAGCAGGGGCTTACGCGAGCATCATCGCCTTGAGCTCCGACGAGGAGCGCGCCCCCCAAGGCGGTTTCCCCGACGCCACCACGGCTTTGGCAGTGGTGGCCGCGTTCGCGGTGGGCGTTATCGCTGCCAGCGAGCTGAACTCCGGGGCGGGAATCGACGCCTTGCTTTTCGGGTCAGTGCTCGCCGCCGGCGGGGGCGCGCAGTTGGGCCTCGCGTTGCTGGCTGTCGCGGTGCTCGCGGCGCATTCGCTGCTTGCCCGTGGGTGGCTCGCGATCGCCTTCGATCCGCCCGCAGCGCGCGCTCTCGGCGTGCCCGTACGGACGCTCCGCGTAAGCTGCCTGGTGGCGGTGGCCGTTTCGATCGCGGCAGCGATCCCCGCGCTCGGCACGCTGCTTACGCCGGCGCTCGCGACGCTGCCCGCAGCGGCGGCGCGCATCAGCCGCGACCAGCTCCGCGGTCTCGCACCGTTGGCGGTAGCACTGGCGCTGGCCGCCGCGACCTTCGGTGTCTACACGAGCTTCTGGCTAGACCTGCCGCCAGGGCCGTCGGTGGCGATCGCCGCCGTCACGGCTTACGCCCTTTGCGCCACTCTCCGCCGCGTTGGCGGGGCGGCAATCAAAGGGAAGTCGCGCAGAGCGCGGGCTAACGCCGCGGATGTGAGAGCGCCCACGTCGGGTGCTGCGCGCGCGGCGAGCGGCGGACCGCGCGCCGCATCCAGTCAGAAGGGTGTGCGCGGTGAGCCGCTGGTGGTCGCCGAAGCACTCACGCTGGGCTACGAGGGAGTGGCCGCGCTTAGTGACGTCACGTTCGAGCTAGCTGCCGGCGAGGCGGTGGCCGTGATCGGGCCGAATGGGTCCGGCAAAACCACCCTGTTGCGCGCTCTCGTCGGGGAGCTGAAACCGCTCGGCGGCCGCCTCGAGGTGCGCGAGCGTCCCGCTTACTTGCCGCAGGCGAGCCGGCCGCGGAGCGAGATACCGCTGACGGCGCTCGACGTCGCACTGATGGGCACCATGGCCGGGCGTCGCTTGCCGGCCCGGCCCCGTCGTACCGATCGCAAGCGGGCGCTGGCGGCGCTGGCAGCCGTCGACATGGAGGCGTTCGCCGACCGTCGCTTCGCCCTTCTCTCGGGAGGCCAGCGCCAGCGCGTGCTGCTCGCTCGCGCCTTGGCACAAGGTTCGCGCCTACTCCTGCTGGACGAGCCCTTGGCTCCCATCGATCCGGGGGCGGCCGCGGAGATCGAGGACTTGCTTTTGACGTTGCGCGACCGCGGCCACGCGTTGCTCGTGGCGACCCACGATCTCGAGTCGGCGCGCCGCTTTGACCGCGTGCTCTGCCTCAACCGGCGGCTGATCGCTTGCGGACCGCCAGAGCGCGTGCTCGTCACCGATGTACTCGCCGCTACCTACGGTCGCGAGCTCTTGATCGTCGAAGGGGAGTCGGGACAACGGCGGGCGGTGGCGGCCCCGCACCGCCACGCGCGGGAGCCGTGA